A single Biomphalaria glabrata chromosome 2, xgBioGlab47.1, whole genome shotgun sequence DNA region contains:
- the LOC106061577 gene encoding adhesive plaque matrix protein-like: MKWSPMRPSLDHRYLSPNVIYRAKYRAKYRTKYRTKYRTKDRANYRTKDRARYRTKDRAKYRAKYRAKYRTKDRTKDRANYRTKDRAKYRTKYRTKYRTKYRAKYRTKYRTKYRAKYRTKYRTKYRAKYRTKYRTKDRTKYRTKDRTKYRTKYRTKYRAKYRAKYRTKYRTKDRANYRTKDRAKYRTKDRAQYRAKYRTKYRTKDRANYRTKDRAKYRTKYRTKYRTKYRAKYRTKYRTKYRAKYRTKYRTKDRTKYRTKDRTKYRTKYRTKYRAKYRTKYRIKYRAKYRTKYRTKYRAKYRATYRTTYRTKYRAKTKYRAKYRAKYRTKYRTKYRAKYRTKYRTKYRAKYRAKYRTKYRTKYRTKYRSKYRAKYRIKYRTKYRAKYRAKYRANYRTKDRAKYRTKYRAKYGAKDRAKYRANYRTKYRTKYRAKYRAKYRAKYRTKYRAKYRTKYRTKYRTKYRIKYRTKYRAKYRAKYRANYRTKYRAKDRTKDRAKYRTKYRTKYRAKYRTKDRAKYRTKDRAKYRAKYRIKYRTKYRAKYRTKDRAKYRAKDRTKDRTKDRAKYRTKDRTKYRTKDRAKYRTKDRAKYRAKYRITYRTKYRAKYRTKDRAKYRAKDRTKDRTKDRAKYRTKYRAKYRTKDRAKYRAKDRAKYRAKYRANYRTKYRAKDRTKDRAKYRTKYRTKYRAKYRTKDRAKYRTKDRAKYRAKYRIKYRTKYRAKYRTKDRAKYRAKDRTKDRTKDRAKYRTKDRTKYRTKDRAKYRTKDRAKYRAKYRIKYRTKYRAKYRTKDRAKYRAKDRTKDRTKDRAKYRTRYRAKYRTKDRAKYRAKDRTNDRAKYRTKYRTKYRAKYRAKYRTKDRAKYRTKDRAKYRAKYRIKYRTKYRAKYRTKDRAKYRAKDRTKDRTKDRAKYRTKDRTKYRTKDRAKYRTKDRAKYRAKYRIKYRTKYRAKYRTKDRAKYRAKDRTKDRTKDRAKYRTKDRTKDRANYRTNDRTKDRTKDRNKDKTKDRAKYRTKDRTKDRAK, encoded by the exons ATGAAGTGGTCTCCCATGCGTCCGTCTCTAGATCACCGCTATCTTTCACCCAATGTTATA TATAGAGCCAAGTATAGAGCCAAGTATAGAACCAAGTATAGAACCAAGTATAGAACAAAGGACAGAGCCAACTATAGAACCAAGGATAGAGCCAGGTATAGAACCAAGGATAGAGCCAAGTATAGAGCCAAGTATAGAGCCAAGTATAGAACCAAGGATAGAACCAAGGACAGAGCCAACTATAGAACCAAGGATAGAGCCAAGTATAGAACCAAGTATAGAACCAAGTATAGAACCAAGTATAGAGCCAAGTATAGAACCAAGTATAGAACCAAGTATAGAGCCAAGTATAGAACCAAGTATAGAACCAAGTATAGAGCCAAGTATAGAACCAAGTATAGAACCAAGGATAGAACCAAGTATAGAACCAAGGATAGAACCAAGTATAGAACCAAGTATAGAACCAAGTATAGAGCCAAGTATAGAGCCAAGTATAGAACCAAGTATAGAACCAAGGACAGAGCCAACTATAGAACCAAGGATAGAGCCAAGTATAGAACCAAGGATAGAGCCCAGTATAGAGCCAAGTATAGAACCAAGTATAGAACCAAGGACAGAGCCAACTATAGAACCAAGGATAGAGCCAAGTATAGAACCAAGTATAGAACCAAGTATAGAACCAAGTATAGAGCCAAGTATAGAACCAAGTATAGAACCAAGTATAGAGCCAAGTATAGAACCAAGTATAGAACCAAGGATAGAACCAAGTATAGAACCAAGGATAGAACCAAGTATAGAACCAAGTATAGAACCAAGTATAGAGCCAAGTATAGAACCAAGTATAGAATCAAGTATAGAGCCAAGTATAGAACCAAGTATAGAACCAAGTATAGAGCCAAGTATAGAGCCACGTATAGAACCACGTATAGAACCAAGTATAGAGCCAA AACCAAGTATAGAGCCAAGTATAGAGCCAAGTATAGAACCAAGTATAGAACCAAGTATAGAGCCAAGTATAGAACCAAGTATAGAACCAAGTATAGAGCCAAGTATAGAGCCAAGTATAGAACCAAGTATAGAACCAAGTATAGAACCAAGTATAGAAGCAAGTATAGAGCCAAGTATAGAATCAAGTATAGAACCAAGTATAGAGCCAAGTATAGAGCCAAGTATAGAGCCAATTATAGAACCAAGGATAGAGCCAAGTATAGAACCAAGTATAGAGCCAAGTATGGAGCCAAAGATAGAGCCAAGTATAGAGCCAATTATAGAACCAAGTATAGAACCAAGTATAGAGCCAAGTATAGAGCCAAGTATAGAGCCAAGTATAGAACCAAGTATAGAGCCAAGTATAGAACCAAGTATAGAACCAAGTATAGAACCAAGTATAGAATCAAGTATAGAACCAAGTATAGAGCCAAGTATAGAGCCAAGTATAGAGCCAATTATAGAACCAAGTATAGAGCCAAGGATAGAACCAAGGATAGAGCCAAGTATAGAACCAAGTATAGAACCAAGTATAGAGCCAAGTATAGAACCAAGGATAGAGCCAAGTATAGAACCAAGGATAGAGCCAAGTATAGAGCCAAGTATAGAATCAAGTATAGAACCAAGTATAGAGCCAAGTATAGAACCAAAGATAGAGCCAAGTATAGAGCCAAGGATAGAACCAAGGATAGAACCAAGGATAGAGCCAAGTATAGAACCAAGGATAGAACCAAGTATAGAACCAAGGATAGAGCCAAGTATAGAACCAAGGATAGAGCCAAGTATAGAGCCAAGTATAGAATCACGTATAGAACCAAGTATAGAGCCAAGTATAGAACCAAAGATAGAGCCAAGTATAGAGCCAAGGATAGAACCAAGGATAGAACCAAGGATAGAGCCAAGTATAGAACCAAGTATAGAGCCAAGTATAGAACCAAAGATAGAGCCAAGTATAGAGCCAAGGATAGAGCCAAGTATAGAGCCAAGTATAGAGCCAATTATAGAACCAAGTATAGAGCCAAGGATAGAACCAAGGATAGAGCCAAGTATAGAACCAAGTATAGAACCAAGTATAGAGCCAAGTATAGAACCAAGGATAGAGCCAAGTATAGAACCAAGGATAGAGCCAAGTATAGAGCCAAGTATAGAATCAAGTATAGAACCAAGTATAGAGCCAAGTATAGAACCAAAGATAGAGCCAAGTATAGAGCCAAGGATAGAACCAAGGATAGAACCAAGGATAGAGCCAAGTATAGAACCAAGGATAGAACCAAGTATAGAACCAAGGATAGAGCCAAGTATAGAACCAAGGATAGAGCCAAGTATAGAGCCAAGTATAGAATCAAGTATAGAACCAAGTATAGAGCCAAGTATAGAACCAAAGATAGAGCCAAGTATAGAGCCAAGGATAGAACCAAGGATAGAACCAAGGATAGAGCCAAGTATAGAACCAGGTATAGAGCCAAGTATAGAACCAAAGATAGAGCCAAGTATAGAGCCAAGGATAGAACCAATGATAGAGCCAAGTATAGAACCAAGTATAGAACCAAGTATAGAGCCAAGTATAGAGCCAAGTATAGAACCAAGGATAGAGCCAAGTATAGAACCAAGGATAGAGCCAAGTATAGAGCCAAGTATAGAATCAAGTATAGAACCAAGTATAGAGCCAAGTATAGAACCAAAGATAGAGCCAAGTATAGAGCCAAGGATAGAACCAAGGATAGAACCAAGGATAGAGCCAAGTATAGAACCAAGGATAGAACCAAGTATAGAACCAAGGATAGAGCCAAGTATAGAACCAAGGATAGAGCCAAGTATAGAGCCAAGTATAGAATCAAGTATAGAACCAAGTATAGAGCCAAGTATAGAACCAAAGATAGAGCCAAGTATAGAGCCAAGGATAGAACCAAGGATAGAACCAAGGATAGAGCCAAGTATAGAACCAAGGATAGAACCAAGGATAGAGCCAATTATAGAACCAATGATAGAACTAAGGATAGAACCAAGGATAGAAACAAGGATAAAACCAAGGATAGAGCCAAGTATAGAACCAAGGATAGAACCAAGGATAGAGCCAAGTAA